From the Thermovirga lienii DSM 17291 genome, one window contains:
- a CDS encoding preprotein translocase, SecA subunit (PFAM: SecA DEAD-like domain; SecA preprotein cross-linking domain; SEC-C motif; SecA Wing and Scaffold domain~TIGRFAM: preprotein translocase, SecA subunit~COGs: COG0653 Preprotein translocase subunit SecA (ATPase RNA helicase)~InterProIPR011115: IPR020937: IPR011130: IPR011116: IPR 004027: IPR014018: IPR000185~KEGG: aco:Amico_1426 preprotein translocase, SecA subunit~PFAM: SecA DEAD domain protein; SecA preprotein cross-linking region; SecA Wing and Scaffold; SEC-C motif domain protein~SPTR: Protein translocase subunit secA;~TIGRFAM: preprotein translocase, SecA subunit), with translation MFEGLKKKLGLDKNERHLKRYRKIVEAINSLEPEMEKLSDEELSNLGAKYRERILRGESLDSLLSEVFAAVREVSKRVLGLRHFDVQLMGGIALHEGKIAEMKTGEGKTLVATLPVVLNALSGKGVHVVTVNDYLAKRDAEWMRPIYNFFGLSVGVIYAFMDNQKRKEAYQADITYGTNTEFGFDYLRDNMALHSSQLVQRGHEYIILDEVDSILIDEARTPLIISGPSEDNVEIYKRANDVALRLKPQVHFEIDEKERNVALTEEGIAECEKLLGVENLFGEYHNSELGHRVVQALKAHYLFEKDVHYVVKDNEIVIVDEFTGRLMFGRRYSDGLHQAIEAKERVPIGRENQTLATITLQNYVRMYRKIAGMTGTAATEEEEFKEIYGLEVVVIPTNKPMIRQDYPDVILRTKKEKFAAVADEIEETYKSGQPVLVGTTSIENSERLSKILKARKIPHHVLNAKYHEKEAQIVAQAGRLHAVTVATNMAGRGTDIILGGNPEFLAREEMAKAGLDWTEHKDEYERILKEKKEECQKEHEKVVALGGLKVIGTERHESRRIDNQLRGRSGRQGDPGCSRFYLSLEDDLLRLFGSERIDGLMQKLGMEEGESIEHGLISKAIESAQKKVEQYHFDIRRQLLLYDNVMNQQREAVYEERRSILTGNNLIERALQIIEDAVKSVLSSAFSEEGEPQLEAVSIKLKGIFGPGVERPLLDVEDPRDLEEASEKIIDLLRERFRKKIAEMGDETANEIIRFVFLHVLDSAWKEHLLAMDELRRGIGLRAIGQKDPLLEYQFESFNLFSEMMERVRLNIAEYLFRVSVVKDEELQKGDDSRVRESRDLLPIGMSVPDQRGTQTAAGDQVGRREPIRKGPKVGRNDPCPCGSGKKYKHCCGKN, from the coding sequence ATGTTTGAAGGGTTAAAGAAGAAGTTAGGGCTCGATAAGAACGAAAGACATTTGAAAAGATACAGGAAAATAGTGGAAGCTATAAATAGCTTGGAACCGGAAATGGAGAAGCTGTCTGATGAAGAACTTTCCAATTTGGGAGCCAAATATAGAGAAAGGATTTTGAGAGGCGAGAGTCTAGATTCCCTACTTTCTGAGGTTTTCGCGGCTGTAAGAGAGGTATCCAAGAGAGTTTTGGGGCTAAGACATTTCGATGTCCAGCTTATGGGCGGTATCGCTCTTCATGAAGGCAAGATAGCAGAGATGAAAACCGGTGAGGGAAAGACTTTGGTCGCCACTTTACCGGTTGTTTTGAATGCTCTTTCTGGAAAGGGAGTTCATGTCGTTACAGTCAACGACTATTTGGCCAAGAGGGATGCCGAGTGGATGAGGCCTATCTATAACTTCTTTGGTCTAAGTGTAGGGGTAATTTATGCTTTCATGGACAACCAGAAGAGGAAGGAAGCCTACCAAGCGGACATAACTTATGGCACTAACACGGAGTTTGGATTCGACTACCTGCGGGACAACATGGCTCTACATTCATCACAGTTGGTCCAAAGGGGACATGAGTACATCATCCTTGATGAGGTGGATTCAATATTAATCGACGAGGCACGAACGCCGCTTATCATATCAGGGCCTTCAGAGGATAATGTTGAAATATATAAGAGAGCTAATGATGTTGCCCTACGTCTCAAACCCCAAGTTCATTTTGAAATAGACGAAAAGGAACGAAATGTGGCTCTTACAGAAGAGGGCATAGCTGAATGTGAAAAGCTTCTTGGCGTGGAGAACTTGTTCGGAGAATATCATAATTCAGAGCTAGGACACAGAGTAGTTCAGGCCTTGAAAGCTCATTACCTTTTCGAGAAGGATGTCCATTATGTTGTGAAGGACAACGAAATAGTTATAGTTGACGAGTTCACCGGAAGATTAATGTTCGGGCGTAGATATTCCGACGGTCTGCATCAGGCCATAGAGGCCAAGGAGAGGGTGCCCATAGGCAGGGAAAACCAGACCCTTGCCACTATAACCCTGCAAAATTATGTCAGGATGTATCGCAAAATAGCAGGTATGACGGGTACCGCTGCTACGGAGGAAGAAGAGTTTAAAGAGATATATGGGCTTGAGGTTGTAGTCATTCCCACCAATAAGCCCATGATACGCCAGGATTATCCTGACGTCATATTGAGGACTAAAAAGGAGAAATTCGCTGCTGTTGCCGACGAGATAGAGGAAACCTACAAGTCGGGGCAGCCAGTCTTGGTAGGAACCACCTCCATAGAGAATTCGGAGCGTTTAAGCAAGATTCTGAAAGCCCGAAAGATCCCTCATCACGTCCTTAATGCAAAATATCACGAAAAAGAAGCCCAGATAGTGGCTCAGGCGGGTAGATTGCACGCTGTGACGGTCGCCACTAACATGGCAGGTCGAGGTACTGACATAATCCTTGGAGGCAACCCGGAGTTCCTTGCCCGAGAGGAGATGGCGAAAGCTGGACTAGATTGGACAGAACACAAAGATGAATACGAGAGGATATTGAAAGAGAAAAAAGAAGAATGCCAAAAGGAACATGAAAAGGTCGTTGCTCTAGGTGGTTTGAAAGTCATAGGTACCGAACGGCACGAGTCTCGCCGAATTGATAATCAGCTCCGAGGGAGAAGTGGAAGACAGGGGGATCCAGGCTGTAGCAGGTTCTATCTTTCTCTGGAAGATGATTTGCTCCGTCTGTTTGGTTCGGAGCGAATTGATGGACTGATGCAAAAGTTGGGGATGGAGGAAGGTGAGTCCATAGAACACGGCCTAATATCGAAAGCCATAGAGTCAGCTCAGAAAAAGGTGGAGCAGTATCACTTTGATATACGGCGCCAACTTTTACTGTATGACAACGTGATGAATCAGCAACGGGAAGCTGTATATGAAGAGAGACGAAGCATCCTTACAGGGAACAACCTTATAGAAAGGGCGCTACAAATAATAGAAGACGCTGTCAAGAGTGTTCTTTCGAGTGCTTTTTCAGAGGAAGGAGAACCACAACTGGAGGCGGTATCCATAAAACTCAAGGGCATTTTCGGTCCTGGCGTGGAAAGGCCCCTTTTGGATGTGGAGGATCCCAGGGATCTCGAAGAAGCCTCTGAGAAGATAATAGATCTTTTGAGGGAGAGATTCAGAAAGAAGATAGCTGAAATGGGAGATGAAACGGCAAACGAGATCATAAGGTTTGTCTTCCTCCATGTGCTGGATAGCGCGTGGAAGGAGCATTTGTTGGCAATGGACGAGCTTAGAAGGGGTATAGGACTGAGGGCAATAGGACAGAAAGATCCTCTTTTGGAATATCAGTTTGAGTCTTTCAATTTGTTCAGTGAAATGATGGAGAGGGTAAGGCTCAACATAGCTGAATACTTGTTTAGGGTCTCGGTGGTAAAGGATGAAGAGCTTCAAAAAGGCGATGATAGTAGGGTAAGAGAAAGTAGGGATTTACTGCCCATAGGCATGTCTGTTCCCGATCAGAGAGGGACACAAACAGCTGCTGGAGACCAGGTTGGCAGGAGAGAGCCCATACGCAAGGGGCCCAAAGTAGGAAGAAACGATCCTTGCCCATGTGGTAGTGGTAAAAAGTACAAGCACTGTTGTGGGAAAAATTAG
- a CDS encoding ribosomal protein S6 (PFAM: Ribosomal protein S6~TIGRFAM: ribosomal protein S6~COGs: COG0360 Ribosomal protein S6~InterPro IPR020814: IPR000529~KEGG: aco:Amico_1422 ribosomal protein S6~PFAM: Ribosomal protein S6, bacterial-like~SPTR: 30S ribosomal protein S6;~TIGRFAM: ribosomal protein S6), whose translation MRPYEMMVILEPEVEDHKALVEELQEVVRNLGGEIGKVDVWGKRTLAYPIKKKTEGFYAVFQFKLDPSQVAELDRLMKLRSQVMRHMVVLNEN comes from the coding sequence GTGCGACCATATGAAATGATGGTTATTCTTGAGCCTGAGGTCGAAGACCACAAGGCCCTTGTTGAGGAGTTGCAAGAGGTCGTACGGAACCTGGGAGGAGAGATAGGCAAGGTTGATGTCTGGGGCAAAAGGACCTTGGCCTATCCCATTAAGAAGAAAACAGAAGGTTTCTATGCTGTTTTCCAGTTTAAATTGGATCCCTCACAGGTGGCGGAGCTTGATAGGCTCATGAAACTCCGGTCTCAGGTTATGCGCCATATGGTTGTTCTCAATGAGAACTAA
- a CDS encoding Septum formation initiator (PFAM: Septum formation initiator~InterPro IPR007060~KEGG: aco:Amico_1423 hypothetical protein~PFAM: Septum formation initiator~SPTR: Putative uncharacterized protein), whose product MVRLRWVLLVASVLCLVAIMGTAYFMEIRKVRRLSELLDSRMNYLIELTRRNQKMEEKLKFYSTPEGIARLAREQFNMTFPGEKFYEIEIVSSDGLSNDNP is encoded by the coding sequence ATGGTGAGATTACGCTGGGTCCTTTTGGTTGCGTCAGTTTTATGTCTAGTTGCCATAATGGGAACAGCGTATTTCATGGAGATAAGGAAGGTCAGAAGACTTTCGGAGTTACTTGATTCTAGGATGAATTATTTGATCGAATTAACCAGAAGAAACCAAAAGATGGAGGAGAAGCTTAAATTTTATAGTACTCCGGAGGGAATAGCCAGGCTGGCGAGAGAACAGTTCAACATGACGTTTCCTGGCGAAAAGTTTTACGAGATAGAAATAGTTTCATCTGATGGGTTGTCCAATGATAACCCATAG
- a CDS encoding arginyl-tRNA synthetase (PFAM: DALR anticodon binding domain; Arginyl tRNA synthetase N terminal domain; tRNA synthetases class I (R)~TIGRFAM: arginyl-tRNA synthetase~COGs: COG0018 Arginyl-tRNA synthetase~InterProIPR015945: IPR001412: IPR005148: IPR008909: IPR 001278~KEGG: aco:Amico_1424 arginyl-tRNA synthetase~PFAM: Arginyl-tRNA synthetase, class Ic, core; arginyl tRNA synthetase domain protein; DALR anticodon binding domain protein~PRIAM: Arginine--tRNA ligase~SPTR: Arginyl-tRNA synthetase;~TIGRFAM: arginyl-tRNA synthetase) produces the protein MMGPSEVLRELIKNAVLELAEEKGIEIQKDIEVEVERPKREEHGDWATNIALQCAKVFGEKPRDLALGIVSKLGANPYIEKAEVAGPGFINFTLSSKWIGELLSDAIKKGSDYGRLDLGKGRKVQVEFVSANPTGPLHVGHGRGAAVGDVCANILAFAGWNVQREYYINDAGLQMDLLGKSTQARYFEICGEPSRVPFPEDGYKGAYIYELAQQIVEKEGRRFLEEPPEESLPYFKDYACKVILDGIKKDLEDFGVNFDMWFSEKSLYEGDLVQKTLETLKKNGYAYDADGATWFKATAFSDDKDRVLIRSNGAPTYFMSDIVYHKNKFDRGFDMVIDVWGADHHGYIPRMKAAVQALGRSPEDLQILLIQFVNLLRGGKQVSMSTRSGEFVTLREVMDEVGVDAARYFFVMRRSDSHLDFDLDLAKSSTNENPVFYVQYAHARIHSIFREAKTRGVFLPENLEEVDFSLLTSPEELSLIRKISVFPEEIAKAAEELAPHRVTFYLYDVASVFHSFYNAHRVLGVEPELEKARLCLVEAARVVIANSLKLLGVSAPEKM, from the coding sequence ATGATGGGACCATCAGAGGTTTTACGGGAGCTAATAAAAAATGCAGTGCTTGAGTTGGCCGAAGAGAAGGGAATTGAGATTCAAAAAGATATAGAAGTTGAAGTGGAAAGACCCAAAAGAGAAGAACATGGAGACTGGGCAACGAACATTGCATTGCAGTGCGCTAAGGTTTTTGGAGAAAAGCCGAGGGATTTGGCCTTGGGTATCGTTAGCAAACTAGGTGCCAATCCATATATTGAGAAGGCAGAGGTCGCTGGTCCTGGATTCATTAACTTCACGCTCTCTAGCAAATGGATAGGAGAACTTCTAAGTGACGCCATAAAGAAAGGTTCTGATTATGGCAGATTGGACTTGGGCAAGGGGAGAAAAGTACAAGTTGAATTCGTAAGTGCTAATCCTACTGGTCCTCTTCACGTAGGGCACGGAAGGGGCGCTGCCGTGGGGGATGTTTGCGCTAACATACTTGCCTTTGCTGGGTGGAACGTACAAAGGGAGTATTACATAAATGATGCCGGCTTGCAGATGGACCTTTTAGGAAAATCCACTCAAGCTAGGTATTTCGAGATATGTGGAGAGCCTAGCCGGGTCCCCTTCCCAGAAGACGGCTACAAAGGGGCTTACATATATGAGCTAGCCCAACAGATAGTCGAAAAGGAAGGCCGTCGTTTCTTGGAAGAACCACCAGAAGAGTCTCTACCGTATTTCAAGGATTATGCCTGCAAGGTGATACTTGATGGTATCAAGAAAGACTTGGAGGACTTCGGCGTCAATTTTGATATGTGGTTTTCCGAGAAATCTTTATACGAAGGTGATTTGGTTCAAAAGACGCTGGAGACGCTGAAGAAAAATGGCTACGCTTACGATGCTGATGGAGCAACGTGGTTCAAGGCAACGGCCTTTTCCGATGATAAGGATAGGGTCCTCATCAGGAGCAATGGAGCTCCAACCTATTTCATGTCTGATATTGTCTATCACAAGAACAAGTTTGATAGGGGCTTTGATATGGTCATAGATGTTTGGGGAGCAGATCACCATGGATATATCCCAAGGATGAAGGCTGCCGTGCAGGCATTGGGAAGATCCCCAGAAGATCTGCAAATTCTTCTCATTCAGTTCGTAAACCTCTTGAGGGGTGGTAAACAAGTATCCATGTCTACCCGTTCGGGGGAATTTGTCACCCTGAGGGAGGTAATGGATGAAGTAGGTGTGGACGCAGCAAGATATTTCTTTGTTATGCGAAGATCTGACAGTCATTTGGATTTCGATCTGGATCTGGCCAAAAGTAGCACTAACGAGAACCCAGTTTTTTACGTACAGTACGCTCATGCCAGAATCCACAGCATATTCAGGGAGGCAAAGACCAGAGGCGTCTTTCTCCCAGAGAATTTGGAAGAGGTCGACTTTTCTTTGTTGACTTCCCCGGAGGAGCTATCTTTGATAAGGAAGATAAGTGTGTTTCCTGAGGAGATTGCCAAAGCAGCTGAGGAACTTGCCCCGCACAGGGTTACGTTCTACCTGTACGATGTGGCCAGCGTTTTCCACAGCTTCTATAACGCCCATAGGGTTTTAGGAGTAGAGCCGGAACTTGAGAAAGCTCGATTGTGTTTGGTGGAGGCTGCGAGGGTAGTGATAGCCAACTCTTTAAAACTTTTAGGAGTGTCAGCCCCGGAGAAGATGTAG
- a CDS encoding hypothetical protein (KEGG: aco:Amico_1425 hypothetical protein~SPTR: Putative uncharacterized protein) — protein MKRLFPSKLRPCLLVGIMLSAALLLAPCAGAFDVEQDLQRLLTEAPSSELFEGSNGLILLREIKYSLTADGSMERTTFLVFEEVSRLVDVLPEVEIAPPEGGKLEILEAAVFGRDTLRRTLPLLPESAFGVRSTPVSVRVPSSLDGNVMVLGFKQTWPGRVNVEDRVAVSLSLPQWEQRIIVEVPKGSDFYWKTEGMDPPVMERGNLKDKYEWTSINVRPKRWNSIFVHNEPVIAFSMREGLKRSLEAGYEYIQYLADILEPVYVKENKINGANKTKRGFDLLSELNAKTFHPLDLSGTLPAGADTLKGKGLLTQWESAALAWRLLGRMGWETDLFFLPAVETEGKVPGSLALWEAPVVYVKPPSGEGFFYKFGQIEKPGAVASGLYGRTMLGLKEGEVTRETVSAQPAQKHLLELQWDLSLSSEGKAEGFLYMKASGAWISDLLEEGQNGKEGVRKFMGALRFQNVSGVSLRDAEIDYKGSAFTVTLPVDTNLGIVGQDNLLVRWPTVFMPWQEEVLDETESAKIRHPFVFQQKLKLRLPDGYKVLVLPTTGSYEKEGVSLLEDVRIRGKGKVLEGETKLVAAGSSLSGEKLDILKALMTRLMRWKDVTVPLQKKP, from the coding sequence ATGAAAAGGTTGTTTCCCTCTAAGCTACGCCCTTGTTTGTTGGTAGGGATAATGCTGTCAGCGGCTTTGCTTTTGGCCCCTTGTGCTGGTGCCTTCGACGTCGAACAGGACTTGCAGAGGTTACTTACTGAGGCACCTTCCTCGGAATTGTTCGAGGGGTCCAATGGCCTGATTCTGTTAAGGGAAATAAAGTACAGTTTGACCGCTGATGGATCAATGGAGCGTACCACGTTTTTGGTTTTTGAGGAAGTAAGCCGTCTCGTTGATGTTTTGCCAGAAGTTGAAATTGCCCCGCCTGAAGGTGGAAAGTTGGAGATACTGGAGGCTGCTGTTTTTGGAAGGGATACTTTAAGAAGGACGTTGCCACTACTCCCTGAATCAGCCTTTGGAGTTCGCAGCACGCCTGTATCTGTACGAGTTCCTAGCAGTTTGGACGGCAACGTGATGGTTTTAGGGTTTAAGCAGACTTGGCCCGGAAGAGTAAACGTCGAGGACAGGGTGGCTGTTTCATTGTCTTTGCCTCAATGGGAACAGAGAATAATAGTTGAAGTACCTAAAGGAAGCGATTTTTATTGGAAGACTGAGGGTATGGATCCTCCAGTTATGGAAAGGGGAAATTTGAAAGATAAATATGAATGGACTTCAATTAACGTAAGACCCAAAAGGTGGAATTCCATTTTCGTTCATAACGAACCTGTCATCGCCTTTAGTATGCGAGAAGGCTTGAAGAGATCTTTGGAAGCAGGTTATGAGTATATTCAGTATCTTGCAGATATATTGGAGCCGGTGTACGTCAAAGAAAATAAGATAAATGGTGCTAACAAGACAAAAAGGGGATTTGACCTGCTGAGCGAATTAAATGCTAAAACATTCCATCCTCTGGATCTTTCGGGAACACTACCAGCAGGGGCTGATACCTTAAAAGGAAAAGGGCTTTTAACTCAGTGGGAATCTGCTGCGTTGGCATGGAGGCTTCTAGGAAGGATGGGATGGGAGACAGACCTTTTCTTTTTGCCTGCTGTAGAAACGGAAGGTAAGGTTCCTGGGTCTTTGGCTTTGTGGGAGGCCCCTGTGGTTTATGTCAAACCGCCAAGTGGAGAAGGTTTTTTCTACAAGTTTGGCCAGATTGAGAAGCCAGGAGCTGTAGCTTCAGGGCTTTATGGGAGAACCATGTTGGGACTTAAGGAGGGGGAGGTAACCAGAGAAACTGTCAGTGCTCAACCAGCCCAAAAACATCTTCTTGAATTACAATGGGATCTGTCCTTGAGTTCGGAAGGCAAAGCTGAAGGCTTTTTGTATATGAAGGCCTCGGGCGCGTGGATCTCAGACCTTTTGGAAGAGGGGCAGAATGGAAAAGAAGGGGTACGAAAGTTTATGGGTGCCCTCAGGTTCCAGAACGTTTCAGGGGTGTCTTTGCGGGATGCCGAGATAGACTACAAGGGATCGGCGTTCACCGTTACATTACCGGTGGATACCAATCTTGGAATAGTGGGACAAGATAATCTGTTGGTTCGATGGCCAACGGTTTTCATGCCGTGGCAAGAGGAAGTGCTTGATGAAACAGAGAGCGCTAAGATTAGACATCCTTTCGTGTTCCAGCAAAAACTAAAGTTGCGTTTGCCAGATGGCTATAAAGTGTTAGTTTTACCGACGACAGGATCATATGAAAAAGAGGGTGTTAGCCTTCTTGAGGATGTCAGGATTCGTGGCAAGGGAAAGGTACTTGAAGGAGAGACTAAATTGGTCGCTGCGGGGTCTTCCCTGTCGGGAGAAAAACTTGATATATTGAAGGCATTAATGACAAGGCTTATGAGGTGGAAGGACGTTACCGTCCCCCTCCAGAAAAAACCTTAA
- a CDS encoding Tryptophanase (PFAM: Beta-eliminating lyase~COGs: COG3033 Tryptophanase~InterPro IPR001597: IPR011166~KEGG: tai:Taci_0642 tryptophanase~PFAM: aromatic amino acid beta-eliminating lyase/threonine aldolase~PRIAM: Tryptophanase~SPTR: Tryptophanase): MVSPIQPEPFRIRMVEPVRVPNEEEREEALKKAHYNMFGLASKDIYIDLLTDSGTGAMSKYQWAALMCGDEAYAGADSFFALKEAVKDVLGFDYVIPTHQGRAAENVIFGTLVKKGDIVPFNMPFDTTRAHIFNNGATPVDCVIDEAFDPESDHPFKGNVDINKLEKVIIEHRDSIPLIMVTVTNNSGGGQPVSLKNLQEVSAVAKKYNIPFFIDAARMAENAYFIKMREKEYASWSLADILKAMMDTADGISVSCKKDPLVNIGGMICCRTEEMYHTLLPRVILFEGFATYGGLAGRDLEALAVGLREMTDEQYMAHRIAQVRYLGELLEEGGVPFVKPTGGHAIFIDAAAFFPHIPQEYFPADVLSIEVYREGAIRGIGLGALAFGTKDEKTGELKLPKLELYRLAINRRTYTNSHLEYVAKKIIDVYKRRDQVRYGLKVKYAPPVEGIHHFLAHLEPFNL, encoded by the coding sequence ATGGTTTCTCCGATTCAACCAGAGCCTTTCAGAATAAGGATGGTGGAACCTGTAAGGGTTCCGAACGAGGAAGAGAGGGAAGAAGCACTCAAGAAGGCTCATTACAACATGTTCGGGTTGGCTTCAAAGGATATCTACATCGACCTTTTGACCGACTCTGGAACAGGTGCGATGAGCAAATATCAGTGGGCAGCCTTGATGTGTGGCGATGAGGCTTACGCTGGAGCTGACAGCTTCTTTGCACTCAAGGAAGCTGTAAAGGATGTTTTGGGGTTCGATTACGTAATTCCAACGCACCAGGGGAGAGCTGCTGAAAATGTTATTTTTGGGACCCTTGTCAAGAAAGGTGATATCGTCCCCTTCAATATGCCTTTTGATACCACCAGAGCACACATATTCAATAACGGTGCTACGCCTGTAGACTGCGTCATAGATGAAGCTTTTGATCCGGAAAGTGATCATCCTTTCAAGGGTAACGTGGATATCAACAAACTTGAGAAGGTTATAATTGAGCATAGGGATTCCATTCCTCTCATAATGGTTACCGTGACAAACAACTCCGGTGGCGGACAACCAGTTAGTTTGAAGAATTTACAAGAAGTTTCTGCAGTGGCCAAGAAATACAATATCCCGTTCTTTATCGATGCTGCTAGGATGGCAGAGAACGCTTACTTTATAAAGATGAGGGAAAAGGAATATGCCTCTTGGAGTTTGGCAGATATCCTCAAGGCAATGATGGACACTGCTGATGGGATTTCTGTTTCATGTAAGAAGGATCCATTGGTCAATATCGGAGGAATGATATGCTGCAGGACCGAGGAGATGTACCACACCCTTTTGCCCAGGGTGATTCTGTTTGAAGGGTTCGCCACTTATGGTGGACTTGCAGGTAGGGACTTGGAAGCCCTTGCTGTGGGACTAAGAGAGATGACCGATGAACAGTATATGGCCCACAGGATTGCTCAGGTTAGATACCTTGGTGAGCTCCTTGAAGAAGGAGGGGTTCCCTTCGTCAAACCCACGGGAGGGCACGCTATATTTATAGACGCCGCAGCGTTTTTCCCACATATTCCTCAGGAGTACTTCCCGGCGGACGTTTTGTCCATAGAGGTTTATAGGGAAGGAGCTATAAGAGGTATAGGGCTAGGAGCCTTGGCCTTCGGAACCAAGGACGAGAAAACAGGGGAATTAAAGTTGCCCAAGCTTGAGCTTTACAGGCTCGCCATAAACAGAAGGACGTACACAAACAGCCATCTCGAGTATGTGGCTAAGAAAATAATAGATGTGTACAAGAGAAGGGACCAGGTAAGGTACGGCCTAAAAGTGAAATACGCACCTCCGGTAGAGGGGATACACCACTTCTTAGCCCATTTGGAGCCCTTCAACCTGTAA
- a CDS encoding single-strand binding protein (PFAM: Single-strand binding protein family~TIGRFAM: single stranded DNA-binding protein (ssb)~COGs: COG0629 Single-stranded DNA-binding protein~InterPro IPR000424: IPR011344~KEGG: aco:Amico_1421 single-strand binding protein~PFAM: single-strand binding protein/Primosomal replication protein n~SPTR: Single-stranded DNA-binding protein;~TIGRFAM: single-strand binding protein), whose protein sequence is MARGFNKVILMGNLARDPEVRYTTSNQAVAKLSVAVNRVSRGKDGEVLEQVDFIPVVVFGSQAENCERYLRKGRPVLVEGRLQVRSYETGSGERRWVTEVVAQSVTFLGSRRDNSDLDDVAVSSVDKKRVGSLREKDFGDEFPMDFSEVSPDADEEGEIDIPF, encoded by the coding sequence TTGGCTCGAGGGTTCAATAAAGTTATTTTGATGGGTAATCTTGCGAGAGATCCAGAGGTTAGATACACCACGTCAAACCAGGCCGTTGCGAAGTTGTCCGTTGCTGTGAACAGGGTGAGCCGCGGTAAGGATGGCGAAGTTTTGGAACAGGTGGATTTCATCCCGGTGGTTGTTTTTGGAAGCCAGGCGGAAAACTGCGAACGGTACCTCAGGAAGGGACGCCCGGTTCTGGTGGAAGGTAGACTTCAAGTGAGAAGCTATGAGACCGGAAGCGGCGAGAGAAGATGGGTAACAGAAGTGGTGGCTCAATCGGTTACCTTTTTAGGAAGTAGAAGGGATAATTCCGATTTGGATGATGTGGCTGTCTCTTCAGTTGACAAAAAAAGAGTAGGAAGCCTGAGGGAGAAGGATTTTGGTGACGAGTTCCCGATGGATTTCTCGGAAGTCTCTCCGGATGCAGATGAAGAAGGAGAGATAGACATCCCCTTCTAG